The sequence CTGCTTCCGGTGCAGTAGAGCCTACTTTGACAGTCCAAGCTCGGCTCTCTTTCGGACCAGCTGTTAGGTAAGTAATCAGATGAAGCAGGCTGTAGCCTTCGCGAATCACTTTATGAAGGCCTGGCTCGGAAAGACCCAACGACTCCAAATAGTCTGTTTGCTCTTCATCTTCGAGCTGTGAGATTTCCGCTTCGATGGCCGCACTGATGCAAATAACAGGTGCCGGCGCCACGGCCGCTTTTAGCTTTTGTACATATTCGTTACCGCTTGCATCCGCTGCATCGTCTTCAGAAACGTTGGCGATGTACATCATGGCCTTGTCGGTGAGCATGTGCATGTCGCTGATGCGGGCGGTTTCTTCTTCGGTAAGTCCCAGAGTATGGACGGGCTTACCCTGATTCAAATGGGCTTCGACCTTTTCTAGAACAGCCATGTCGGCCTTAGCATCTTTGTCGCCGCTTCGGGCAAGCTTGGATGTGCGGCTCATGCGCTTTTCGATGCTGGCGTAGTCTGCGAGGCAAAGCTCTGTTTCAATCACTTCTACATCCCGTAGAGGATCAACACTGCCGTCTACGTGAACCACGTTTTCATCTTCAAAGCAGCGCACCACATGGGCAATCGCATTACACTCACGGATGTTGGCGAGAAACTTATTACCAAGGCCCTCGCCTTCAGACGCGCCCTTAACGAGACCTGCGATGTCCACAAACTCGAGGCTGGTAGGAATGATTTTCTGAGAACCGTAAACACCGGCCAATTGGTCGAGGCGCTTATCTGGTACCGGTACCACACCAACATTGGGTTCAATCGTGCAAAAGGGAAAGTTGGCACTCTCTGCACCCGCGGCTGAAAGCGCGTTGAAAAGAGTTGATTTACCGACGTTGGGAAGACCCACGATTCCAATATTGATGGCCATGCCAGACTCCTAAAAAAACGTATGCGACGCCCAATACACGGCGGATGCCGCGGTGACAAGCACAGAATCAGGGGAGTTCGTTGATTTTGTTGATGGATTTAGGCTTTTT is a genomic window of Deltaproteobacteria bacterium containing:
- the ychF gene encoding redox-regulated ATPase YchF, coding for MAINIGIVGLPNVGKSTLFNALSAAGAESANFPFCTIEPNVGVVPVPDKRLDQLAGVYGSQKIIPTSLEFVDIAGLVKGASEGEGLGNKFLANIRECNAIAHVVRCFEDENVVHVDGSVDPLRDVEVIETELCLADYASIEKRMSRTSKLARSGDKDAKADMAVLEKVEAHLNQGKPVHTLGLTEEETARISDMHMLTDKAMMYIANVSEDDAADASGNEYVQKLKAAVAPAPVICISAAIEAEISQLEDEEQTDYLESLGLSEPGLHKVIREGYSLLHLITYLTAGPKESRAWTVKVGSTAPEAAGVIHTDFQRGFIKAEVTQCADLVELGSESEVKAAGKMRMEGKEYIVKDGDVMHFRFNV